GCTTAACCGAAGTTGGACGGACGCCACCGCCGTGATGTCGGCCTGCATCGAAGGTTATAACCCTCCCGAAAAAACAATCGCTGAGCCTAAAAAAAAAGTGAGGCCGTCGCGCTCGACTGGGGCGAAATCCTCGCCAACTGCAACGTGATGGGGGTTGCGCCTAGCGAAGCTGGCAAGTTGACGCTCTACGAGTACGGCGCGCTGCTGCACTTCTGGAACAAGCGCAACAGCCCCGACGAAGAGGAAGAGGTCGAGGCTCCCGACTTCGATATCTTCGAGGCTGAGACTGCCCGTCTGATCGCCGCTGGCGTGGCCGCGAACTGATGGCCGTCACTTCAGACAGTGTCGTCGTTACGCTTGAGGCGAAGATCGACGGCTATAATCGAGACATCAACCAAGCGGCAGACAACACATCTCGTAAACTCGATCAGATTACGGGTTCCACGAAAAAGATGGGCGCGGCTGGGACTGATGCATTCGCATTACTTCGCGGTGCTGCTGTTGGATTTGCCGCCTCCGTAGGAGTCGACGCTCTCGCTCGGGTTATTAAGTCCGGCCTTGATTACGCAGCGGGCTTAAAAAACATAGCGCAAGCCGCAGGGGTTAGCTCGCAGTTTCTTCAGGAATTCAGGTTTGCAGCGACTGCCAGTGGCGCAACCATAGAACAAGCGGATGCGGGACTAGCAAAATTCAGCAAATCCTTGGGAGATGCATTCAACGGCAAGTCGAAAGAGGCTGTCGCCAATGTAACGGCGGCACTCGTCGGGACCGGCGTGTCACTGCAACAACTCGCCAAAATGACCGATAGCGCACGGTTTGAAGCGATCTCTGATGGGCTGTCGAAGATCAAAGACCCTGCCCAAGCCGGAACACGCGCTCTGGCATTGTTTGGAGAGGCTAACCGCGCGCTGATCCCCACATTGACAGCGGGCGGTGCCGCGTTTCGCAAGGCTGCATTGGACGCTCAATCTTTCGGGCTGATCCTCTCAGATAGCCAGATCGCACACGCTGATGAGACTGCGAGTAAAATCCAGCGCTTAACCCAAGCGTTGCAGGTCAAGATCGCGGGCACGGTGGCAGATAATGCCAATGCTATCGGCACCTTGGCGAATGAGTTGACTAACCTCGCGGTCTGGGCAGTGAAGGCGGGTCAGCAGTTCATTGGCTTTGCAAACATCGTGCGAAACCAAAGCTTTTTGACGGCTCTCGGAACCTACAAGAGCGCTGACCTACTTGCTGCCGCCACTCCGAAGGGCAACGCAGTGTCGGCAATCCGCGGCGCGGCGGACGCACAACGCCGACTTGCATCTGCCGAGAGACAAGTCGGCTACGCTCCGGATTCCGCATCCAATCAATCCGAGTTGGTTGCAGCCAAGAGAGCGGCTGTGGACGCCGTTCAAAATGCCAAAGATGCTGTCACCGCGGCGAAAGCGTCGCTCAACCCTAATGCGGGAAATGCGACCGCAGGAGGCTCCGCCACAGTAACTCCGCCTAAAGGCCCTAAAGGTCCAAAAGGAAAAGATCCCGCGGACATCGAGCGCGAATTCAACCGCGCCCTTGCTCGCGCGCAGGAAGACTACCTCCGCGAGCAGGAGGACATGACTGCGGACATCGCGATCCGCGCCGGGATCGAGAGCGACCTAGCTGAACGCCAACGCCTCCAGTCCGTCGAGGATGTGAGCCTCAACAAGGATTATTCACAGGCACGCAAAGACACGCTGATCGCCGCCATCGACAAGGCGGCATCAGCCCGGCAGGATTCGATCAACCAGCAGAAGATCGAAGCGCTTGCTGATGAGTCCGCCAAGATCGCCGTTGGCTCCCTAAGCAGCCAAGAGGATATTCTAAAATTGCAGGGCGGGCTTGCAACTACGCAGGCGAAACGCCGCGATATTGAACTGTCGATCATAGCGCTCAAGTATGAAGAGGAGCGCATTCAGAACCAGCGCGTGATCGATGACACGCTCGCCAGCAAAGAGGCTAAAGCAGATGCGCGTCGTCGCAACGAGACGCTGGCGCAACGTCAGAACTTAGATATTCAGACGGCCGAGCAGAACACGATGACGCCGGGCGAAAGCTATTTGAAGGATCTCCGGAAAGACGCTCAGGGCCTTAACGAGGATTTCCAGCAAGTTGCTGTCGACGGCCTTAAGTCTCTCAACGACGGGATAGCCGACGCCATTCTTAGCGGCAAATCGCTAGGTGAAGTGTTCAATTCGGTCGTTAACCAGATCGTCTCTGGCTTGCTGAAGATCGCTATTCAACAAGCGATAATTAAGCCGCTCGGGGAATCGCTGTTCAGCGGCGGCGGCGGCGGGGGAGGCCTGCTTTCCGGCATCGGCAATTTTGCGAGCAAACTCGTCGGTCGCGCATCCGGTGGTGACGTGCAGGGTGGTCAGACCTACCGAGTCAATGAAACGGGCATTGAGGGTTTCCAGCCAGCCGGGTCGGGAAAGATTATCCCGCTCGGTCGGATGCCGACCGCAGTCTCAGGCGGCGGTACATCGATCGTTCAATCCTTTACTCTGGACGCGCGTGGCGGTGTCGTAACGCAAGACCTTCTTGATTACGTCAACGCACAGGCGGGGCAGGCGGCAATTGCGGGGGCGCGTGGGGGCGCTCAGATCGCATCGCGAAACTATGCCAAAGCAGCCGCCCGGAGGCTTGCATGAGTATCATGTTGCCAGACCCTCGGTATCTGGAGGTTTCATTCTCTCCGTTGGATTGGGGGCAACTCTTACGCCGTCACTGGGCGGCCCGGTCCAGCGCATCAATCGCCTCGGAAATCGCACAGCCATAAGTTACACGCTGCGTCCGCTATACAGTCCAACCGAGGGCCGTATCTTCGTGGCGCGGCTTATGCGTGGTCGTCAGGTCGGCGTTATCGTGGTGGTGCCCCAATCAGGGATCATCGTCGGAACGCCTGGAAGTCCGCTGGTGAACGGCGCTGTTGGTGGCGGCATCGCTTTGCCCATCAAAGGGCTGACGGCGGGCTATGTAATGAAGGAGGGTCAACCTCTGTCGATCATCCATAACTCACGTCGCTTCCTGCACTGGTTTGCTGGTGATTATACGGCTGATGGCTCAGGTAGCGGGGCCACCAACATATATCCGCCGTTGCGCACGGCGTTGACGAACAACGATGTCATCGAGATTGCCAAGCCGTACATCGAAGGCTCGCTTTCCGCTGACAGTGATCGCTGGAGCAAGCAGGCCGCGGCCCGAAACCCGATCAGTTTCACTGTGACGGAGGACGCATAGTGGCCACTCCAGCGATGGTCACAGCCCTTCAGGCGAACCCGACCACATTATTCGGTGCGCTCCAGATCGACCTGAAATCGGGGCAGACCGTCCGCGTCCTCGACGGCTGCGCCAGCCTTACCTTCAACGGCGGCACGTTCACTGGACTTGACCCATTGTTCGGTACGATTGCGGCCATCGACACCATTGAGGACGGGTTCGGCGACGAAGCCCCAGCGTTGTCGTTCAATTTCATCCCGGCCAGCGGTGCATCGATCGCAGCGCTGGCGGTACCTGCGAACCAAGGCTCACGCGTCCGTGTCTGGTTGGGCGCTCTCGACACATCCTACAACGTCGTCGCTGACCCAATCCTGCTGTTCGACGGTGAACTTGACCAGATCACGCCAACAGTCGGCAAGGACAAGCGCGAACTCGACGTAGATGCCGTCTCTGGAATGGAGCGGTTCTTCGACAATCAGGAGGGTGTCCGCCTTTCGCCGACCTTTCATAAATCATTGTGGCCGGGAGAGACGGGTTTGGACAATATCACCGGGCTTGAAAACAAGGTTTTCTGGGGCGTGATGGGTGAAAGCGTTTCGCCTGTGACCATAGGTTATGTCGGCGGTCCTTCTGGAGGCAGCGGTCGCGGCAATTCTGGCGCGGTCCAATGGTGATGCACGTCCTAGAACGCCGAAAAATCGCCACCGAGGCGACGATGGCGCGGTTCGTGGGCAAAGAATTTCGTTGGGGTTCCGCCGATTGCGCCAAGCTCGCTGCCTTCCACCTTCGCCAGTTGGGCGTGAAGGTCGGTATTGCGAAGGCGGGCAAGTGGACAACCGCGCTGGGAGCCAAGGCGGCTTTGAAGCGAATGGGCGTGAAGTCGCTTTCGGAATTGGCTGACAAGCATCTGGCGGAGATCGCACCCGCTGCCGCACTGCCGGGCGATATCATGATCATGCCCGGCGATAATGATTTTGAAGGGTTAGCGATCGTGCTGGGGAACGGGGCCGTGCTTGGCTGGCACGAAGAGGCGGAAGGGTGCGCGGTGTTGCGCATTACCTATGAGCAAACGCGGGCTTGGCGGGCGATTGTATGAGCAAAATCCTCAAGATTGCAGCCGTGGTTGTCGGTGTCGTGGCTATTACAGTGGCGACCGCTGGCATCGGAACGGCACCCGCAATCGCCGCATCGGGGACCGGCTTTGGGGCCGTTGCGGCATCGGCTGCGGTTGGAGCCAGCGCGTTCGGGTTGTCGGTCGGAACGTTGACAGCCGTTGCCGCGGGCCTCTCCCTCGCCAGTTCTGCGCTCGCCAAAAAGCCCCAATCAGGAAGCGCAGTCGGATCGCCCACCAACTGGAAAGCCGATGTTGGCGCACCGTTGCCCTACTGGATCGGGCGCACGCTCAACGCGGGCAGTCTCGTGCATCGTATCGGCTACCCCGGCCCGGACGCTGGTGTTCCCAACCAGCTTGAAACCTTCGTCACGGTCTATTCTGGTGCAGGGCCGATAGCTGGTTTCGACAGCTACCTGATGGACAAGGTTGCGACCACGTTCACCGGTACGAACGGAGCCGTGGTTGGCACGCTTGCCGGGTATGCTTGGTTGACGGCAAAACTTGGCGCGCAACCGGAAGCCGCCGCGCACGTCGCACCTTATGCAGTACCGCCTGGTTGGGGTCCGTCTGCAAAGTTGTCGGGTCTGGCATCCACGATGCTGACGATATGCTTCGACAACAAGGGCAAGGTCTATCCTACGGGCGAACCGAAGCTGGCAATCGTCGGGCGGGGTGTCAGCGCCTACGATCCTCGCAAGGATAGTACCTATCCGGGCGGCTCAGGGACGCAACGGTCGGCAACAGAGTCCACATGGGCCTACAGCGACAATCCGTGGCTCCACGCGCTTACTTGGGCCATCGGGCGGCGTTCGAACGGTATCCGCACAATAGGCGTGGGAATGCCGATTGCGAGCATCGACGTTGACGCGTTCGTGCAGGCTGCAAACGTGGCTGACGCGAATGGCTGGAAGATCGGCGGCGTTGTCGGTTCGACCGATGACAAGTGGAACGTCCTGAAGCAAATGTGTCAGGCAGGCGGTGGCGAGCCTGTCCGGCAAGCTGCGATGCTGTCCTGCTTTGTCAACGCGCCGAAAGTCAGCCTTGCCACTATCACCGCTGACGATCTAGCCGATGGCGATATTTCATTTCCGGCGATGCAGCCGCGCCGTGCCCGGATTAACAGCATCGTACCGACGTATCGTTCTGAAAGTCACGATTGGGAGGTCGTGGCGGGCGATGTGGTGAAGGGAGCCACGTACATCGTCGAAGATGGCGAGACACGCACGCGACAGGTCGATTACCCGCTAGTGCAGTGCTTTGCAGGTCAGCAACCAACGCAGGCCGCGCAACTGGCTGCATATGATATCGTCAACGCCCGCGAATATGGCCCAATCCCCATCCCTCTCAAACCGGCATGGATCAGGTTCAAGAATGGCGACTGCCTGACGCTGAACATCCCTGACGCAAATTTGGTCAATCAGACGGCCATCATATTGAAGCGCGGACTTGATCCTTCGAACGGTTCGGTGTCGTTGACATTTCGCTCGGAGACTGCGGCCAAGCACGCGTTTGCTTTGGGTAAAACCACGACAGCGCCGCCAACGCCATCGATCAGTGCGCCGCCTGTTAATCCCTACTGGATGGACCCGAATGCCACGCGCGATATTACCCTCGTTGACGTATCGTACTCCGGCACCATCAACATCAACGGCAATAGCCTGAGTGGCAATGGCTCGGGTGGGGACTGGACAACCGGCGGGGCTGACAAGAATTATTATACGAGCAGTGAAGTCGCAGTTCGTATGGCCAGCCTGCAATCCCGTTTGATGATAGGGCTAACTTCTCGGGCGTCGTTTTCCGCGCCGATTTACACAAAAATGGAATATGCGATCTATTCGCAAACGCAGGGAAGCGGTTCAGCTTATCTGATTTTTGAATCAGGGAAGAACGTATTCACTGTTCCTACGATTGTTTCAGCGCCCGACGACTATCTGCAAGTCATTAACGACGGGGCGGTCGTTCGATATTATATTAATGGCACGCTGGTTTATAAATCGCTGGTTGCGCCGGGCGGCATAAAATATCGAGCTGTCATTACAGTTGGGTCAGGTTCGACAGCTACGGCGATCGTCACCGATATAAAAGCAGGACCGACGCTTTCCGCCATTGACACGTTGGCAGGAAGCGGTGCGCAAAACCTTATCTATAACGGCGGCGCGGAACTCGGAACGACGGCCGGTTGGGTTACGAATTATCTAGGCGGCGCGGGACCGGTTGGATTTTACGCCGACCCCACCTACGCACAATCGGGAAAATACTCGTTTGTCTTGTCCAAGTCGGCGACTAGCGACCAAAATGGCGCAACCTGCAAATCAGTCGCCGTCATGCCCGGCGAAATCTACAATATAAAAGTCTTTCTCTATGGCATTGGCTCGTCAAGTACGGGCTTGTATCTCCGCCCCGGGGAAAGTGCTGTCGAAGGTTATCCGGCAAGCCAAATTAGCGGTTCACCTTCGCCCGACTTTGTCGCAAATGGCCCAGTCGCCAACGGCTTAACGGTCTACGATCTTGTCTATACCGTCCCTGCTGGCGTCTATTTCTTTTCGCTGAATGTCATTGCTTACACCGGAACGCCAAGCATTGCCTTTGAAGCGGCGATGCTCAAACAGATTGGCGCGCGCAATCTGCTAACTGACGGGGGCGTTGACCTCGCCACCGTTGTGCCGGGCACCTTCGCATGGAAGACCGGGTCATCAGGCACCCAGACAACAACATCGGGCGCATCGGCGGCAGATACCGGTGTTATCAATGGTACAGGTACGGGCACTGTGACGGCAGGCACCCGCGTAACCTTGACTGGAAACGCGGCGTTTTCTGCCGCGACCGGGTATCCGGGGCAAACAGCTTCAGTTGCCTTGCAGCTATACTACAACGTGAATGGTGCTGGATGGGTGTTTACCGGCGTGAGTGTCGCCAACAATGGCGGCTTCCAAAACATAAATCTACAGTCGGCTAGTTGGATCGTGCCTGTGACCGGAAAAATGCAATTTGCCTATAATGTACATAGCATCGGAAGCGGCGGGATGCCGGTAACGGTCACGTCACACAGTATAAATCTTGAAGTGATCAACTTCAAATGACGGCTTTCAAACTGCACAACGACGATTGCTCCATCGTAGAATACGGGGTCGAGGTTGGGGATGTCTCATCACTTCCCGCCGCGCCTGACGGGTTCCGGTGGACTGAGGTGCCGACGCCTGCTTTAGACTACACGGTCGAGCTACTGGACGGGAAGTACACTGCGGTCCCCTACGTGTTCTCACCGGTTATCGTTCTGAGCAGCACCAAGGCGGCGATGAGAAACGCGCTCTCCACGCTCCGCGACGTGATGGAATGGGCCGGATGCGCAACACCTGTTGGCCGTTCCGACACCACTCCCGACAGTCAGCGCAAGGTCAACGGTGCAGTGACTATGGCCCTTATCGCCAGCACTGCCGGTGCGCCGTTCTCGATCGACTGGACGATGGCTGACAACTCGTCGGCCACGCTGGACGCACAGGGGATGATTGCATTGGGCGTCGCGGTCGGACGCTATGTTTCGGCCTGCCATGACCGGGGCGCGGTCATCAAGGCGGCGATCGACGCGGCGGCAACCATCGAGGCACTTGAGGCAATCGACATTGCGGCAGACTGGCCAACGTGATCCAGCGCCTGAAGCTCTGGGCGTTGTGTGTCCTGATCGCTCTCGACCAGCTGGCGCACTGCCTGCTTGGCGGCCCTAAATATATCCTGTTCGGCGGACCGACCCCGGACCCAGATGAAACCATTTCCT
This genomic stretch from Sphingomonas paeninsulae harbors:
- a CDS encoding DUF2163 domain-containing protein, translated to MATPAMVTALQANPTTLFGALQIDLKSGQTVRVLDGCASLTFNGGTFTGLDPLFGTIAAIDTIEDGFGDEAPALSFNFIPASGASIAALAVPANQGSRVRVWLGALDTSYNVVADPILLFDGELDQITPTVGKDKRELDVDAVSGMERFFDNQEGVRLSPTFHKSLWPGETGLDNITGLENKVFWGVMGESVSPVTIGYVGGPSGGSGRGNSGAVQW
- a CDS encoding DUF6950 family protein, which codes for MVMHVLERRKIATEATMARFVGKEFRWGSADCAKLAAFHLRQLGVKVGIAKAGKWTTALGAKAALKRMGVKSLSELADKHLAEIAPAAALPGDIMIMPGDNDFEGLAIVLGNGAVLGWHEEAEGCAVLRITYEQTRAWRAIV
- a CDS encoding DUF4376 domain-containing protein, translating into MTAFKLHNDDCSIVEYGVEVGDVSSLPAAPDGFRWTEVPTPALDYTVELLDGKYTAVPYVFSPVIVLSSTKAAMRNALSTLRDVMEWAGCATPVGRSDTTPDSQRKVNGAVTMALIASTAGAPFSIDWTMADNSSATLDAQGMIALGVAVGRYVSACHDRGAVIKAAIDAAATIEALEAIDIAADWPT